The Anabaena sp. PCC 7108 region TATCTAAATCTTCTTCCATTAATAAATTCATGGCAATACTAGATAGAAACATTGTTGCTTCTTCAGCATCAATATTACCTGTGTTAATCAGTAAAGTAATTTTTTCGCTTTCAGGATGATTGGCTAATGCTTTAATTATTTCTTGTAACTCTAATCCAAGTTCATCCTCTGATTGTGTCCAATTAGGGAAAATAATATAGTTAATTTCATGAAGATTGAGTTTAACTTCTAGTTCGCTAATGATCAGACTTGTTGTCGAAATTTTTTCGGCTATTGCGTAAATCGATTCATATCTTCTACTTTCCAGATCAATACTAGGATCAAAATCTCGCAATCTAACATTATTAAAACCTGCTTGAGATAAAATACTTACCAAGTTATCTTCATCAAACAGATGATAGTGATGCCCTGCCATATAGGCAATATAATTTATATAATCTATTGGAGAGTTATAATGATAAGCAGGTTTAAATTGACAGTATCTTTCAGTATCAAATTGGTCAGGATTCAAATATGCTTCAATATATATTCGGGAATTAGGTACACATACTCTAAAAATCCCTCCTTTTTTCAAGATCCGATAACATTCATTTAAAATACCTGCCATTTGATAAGGATATAAAAAATGCTCAAGAACATGAGAAGAGTATATTTCAGTAACACTTTCATCTGGAAACGGAAGTGGATTTCGCAAATCTAAGATGAGATCACAATCTCCACTAATATCTATGGTAGTCCATCCTTCTAATTGGTGTTCTTTTCCTGCTCCTAGCTCAATTTTAATTGGTTTATTCTCAGATAATAGTTGTGTAATTAGATTATTATTTCTATTAGATATTTTTTGTAAAACCTCTTGTCTGTGAAGCACTTGCTTTTTCCATTCCACATATTCAGCTAAGTTGACTTGATCATCTAATTCCATAAATTATTACTCTTTTGAATTTTTTTATTGCTGAAATTTTCAATCCAACTAATTAATTAAATACAAAATTAGCATATGAAAACTATCCCTAATTATAGCAAATATTTATTTTCAAAGATTGTTGAAAACATAAATTGATTAATTTGAAGTAGAGAGTTGATTCATCCAGGTATCTAATTCATAGGATTTTAGATTTCCAACTGGTACTTCTGCTAAAGCTTGTTGATCTTCATTAGGTAAAACAATTCTGGCATAAATACGAGGTAGTAAAGCTTCCCATTGAATAGCTGCCAAATTTCCTACTGGAGCAATTTCTAACCCTTCACTAATATCTAAATCTTCTTCCATCAGTAAATTCATAGTAACACTAGATAAAAACATTGCTGCTTCTTCAGCATCAATGCTACTTGTACTAATCAGTAAAGTAGTATTATAACTCTGAGGATAACTAGCTAATGCTTTGATGATTTCTGTTAATTCTAAACCTAGTTCATCTTCTGGTTGTGACCAATCAGGGAAGATGATTAAATTAGTTTCTTTGAGATTTAAGGATAATAAAGTTGTGTTAATTAACTTGGAACTCACAATTTCAGCCATCTTTATCCAAGAGAACTTTTGAGATTGCACTAAACCTGCGGTAATTAATGATTGACGAACGTTAGGTTTCTGAACTTCACACAGAGCATTTGTCAGTGCTTCCACATCATTATCATTGACATAAATAGCTGCTTCTCCTGTAACTTCTGGTATTGAAGCATTAGGACAAGTAATCACAGGACAACCACAAGCTATTGCTTCTAATACAGGCATTCCAAAGCCTTCATACTTAGAAGGATAAACTAGTGCCACTGCACCAGAGTAAGCTATTGCTAGTTCTTCATCACTTAGCTGTAGCATATATACAGCACTACCTGCCGTGTAGGTTCTTAAATCTGGCGCTAATATTCCACCAATACCAGTACAAATAATATCAAATCCGGATCTAGTAGCTAGTTTTGAAAAAGCTTTAAAAAATAAAATACCATTTTTATAATCACCACCACTACCAACTAATAGGAAGTATGGTTTATTAATGCCATACTTATATTTAAAAGCGTTAATTTCGCCTTCATTAGCAGGTGAAAAAAGAGGATCTACACCACAATGAGCAACAGTAATTAATTCTGAGGGTATATCAGGAAAACATTTATTTAAGTCTTTGGCTGTATTTTTAGAGATGGAAATATAAGCAGAGGCGTGTTTAATTCCATGATGTTTCTCACGCCACATAGGTTCATTAAAGTTAGCCCCCAATACTTCTGGTATCATGTCATAAGCCATAAATACTGAAGGGGTGTTAATGGGGGTGGTGTAGTAGCTAGAAATAAATAATTCGGCTTCTTGTTGATCACAGATGTGCTGTAACATCTGTTTATCAGCTTCGGTATTGTTATAGTTGTAGCGGGAAATAGTAAGATAACGAATACCGGGAATTTGGGGTGCTGTATTGGCTCTATCTAGGACTAAGATATGATTAGCAAATTTAGTGTTTGCCCATTGTTGCAGGAGACTGCGCCAAACTCTAGCAATTCCTGTTTGATATAGTTGGAAAAAGACACCATCAATGAGAATAGTTGGTTTTATTTTTTGAATTTTATTTTTTCGTTCTTCTACTTCTTCTGGTTGTAAAAACTTCCAATTATTACTATTAGTTTCTCTCTGTGCTATTGGTACAATACCAAAAGAGTCAGCAATGTCTACCCTCGTTTCATCTCCTACCCATGCAAAATAATCTCGCAGCAAAATAGGAAATTTATTGTTTGCTTGTAAAGCTAACCATTGAGAAACAGCATTACTATAGCCATAATACTGTTCTTTAAACCGCAATTGTTCTGACGTAACATAGGCAAAGTGTTGAAACACTAAACCATTCTTTTCAGTTTCATCATGTAAAAAAGGATTTATGGCTGCAATATTTTGATGTTTTCCATCTAGAAGAGGTTCAACTAATATGGGAGGTTCATGTGCTGCCCAAAATGCACCAGGTTTAAATTGCCAAGTTCTCAACCAGTCTTGTTCAGGATTTTGTGCATAACAGTTACGGGTACTGATTATGAGTTTTTCTCCGACGAAATACCAGCACCAATAAAATGCAGCAGTTTTTTCAGGGTTACTTATGAACATTTCTCTAACAGTACAAATCTGCTCTAATGTCCACAGTTCATCTACATCTATTTGCCATAATAAACACTCTTCTTCAATATTAGCAAGCGGTGCATTCACCATTTCCCTTTTACCATCCCAAAACGCGCCTTCGGGTTTGCGGTAAATCGTAATATTATCTGGATATAGTTTCGCTAGTTCATCCAGATATTCTTTAGTACCGTCATAGCTCAGAGCATTTTTATGGAATTCTTCACTAATATTTCCACCAAGTTGTACACTCCAACTTGTATCGTGCTTTAAGTCAGCTACACCTTCAATAATATGCCAATGCCATTTAAATGGAAGTTGCTGGAGGACTTCTATATGATATTGAATAAATGGTTGCCCATTTAAAACAATGGTAAAAAAGTTAACTGGTAGTATGGAAAAAGCAATATAATTTTCATAAAAAGAATTAGAATCTACTACTAATTCTCCAATATTTCCATCTTCAGTTATTCGATGGCATTCATAACCGTTTTCAATCAAGATATCAAAAGTAGATTTTGCCGTATGATTTAATCCCTCCAACATCTTTTGTGATATTTCAAATTGTATATATCTTATGGATTTATTTTTTAATAATTCTCTAGCTCCTTCTAATACATCGCTTTCAGCACCTTCGACATCAATTTTCAAATAATCAATATGATCAATACTGTTTTCTAAGCAAAATGAATCTAACTTAATTGCTTCAACAATTTCTGTATTTATAATGGGTACATATTGCCCTGATCCTTGCGGATCTAGCATTTGTGGTTTTCCAATGCTATTCCACACTGAAAAATCATCTGGAAATTCATTAAATTCTATTTGAGTATCATCAGAATAAAATGCTTTTTTAAATCCGTAAACATTATTAATTTTTAATGCAATAAGTCTCTCTTGCAGTCGATTGAAGGTAGTTGACGTTGGTTCAAATGAATAAACTTTTCCAGAAAAACCTACTATTTTACTTAGAAGGATTGAATAATCACCAATATTAGCACCAATATCAAAAACTAGCATTCCTGGTTTAACAAGTCTAGTCACTAGTCTTTGCTCAGATTTTTCATACACAGAAAAATAATTTTCAACACTATCCTTTTTTTTGAAAATAGAATATCCATTTCTAACAGACGTGTTTTGAGAAACAAGTATATAACTAGAGTCATTTAGTAATTTATGATGATTGATATTATTTTTGAAGGTAGTAATATCATCTAAACAAATAAATTTCGCTCCATATACTTCGTTTAATTCGGCAACACCAGTAAATTCTGATCCATCTATTAAAACTACATCAAAATCTTCTATATTATTGTCTTGTTTAATTTTCTTAATACCAGCATCAGCAACTCCAGAATTTTTTACATATTCAATATCTTGTTGTAACCAATTAAGAACTTGTTCTAATGGATATAAATTTAAATTAGTTATATTATTCCTGTAAAAACTTATAACTTCTTGCTCCTCAGGAAAACTTTCTAGTGAAACAGAAGAAAAGTTATAGCATTTTACAAATAATTCATTTCTGTACCTATTTTGTAACTCAGCAAATCTAGGTTTTGAAATTTCCATACAAAACAAAATTGGTTTGTTCGGGTTTTCTCTTAAACCTATCACAAATGCTTCTGTACTTCCTTCGCCTGAAGATGAGCCAATTTCTAAAACAGTTTGAATATCTTCTTCCCTAGCAATTCTATGAATAGCTGTATAAAATTCATCATTTTTAATTTCTGGCGGAATTAAACGATTCAGTTCAGAATTAGTAATTTCATTATTCATAGTCATACTCTTATTTACTTACTCTAATAATCAAATTTTACTAGTGATCAATCTTACCTTTCCCCCTCCCTCTTCTTCATATTCCTCAAAACAACCTTATAATCCTGCCTATCAGGATGCTGCTGCACCAACTTCTCCATGAGTGCGATCGCACCCTTAGTATCTTTCATTTCTAGCCGTAGTAGAGAAAGTTTCTCCAACGCCAATTGGTTATTTGGTTCTCGCTGCAAAACCAACTCATATTCTTTTTCTTTAGCCTGTTGTTGCAATTCACCGTCAACAGACTGAATAACTGGAACGGCAGCTTGCTGAGGTTTCTCCCAGGATTCTCTTAGAGTATTAACTGCTCCAAATAGAATTGAACTACCAAAAGACAAGACAGAAATATATGTTAATATTCTTTGTTTTAGCTCAATTTGCTTACGGCGCTTAACTAAGTAATCATCTCCAGATATTGCCATATTTTACAATTTGCTGCGGTAAATACTTAAGTAACAGCTATCCTCCTCTTCTATTTATGAGATTACCCACAACCTCACAGAAACTATCACCCAATGTTTAGAGTTGAGTTAATTCTCTGCTCCAAGCTGAAAATTTCCGAATAGCGTTGTTTAAGGCTGGTGTTTTCTCAAATAAATTTATAATATATTTGATTTAGGATGCTCCCCAACTTCTAAACTCAGCTTTGGCAATGACTGCTAGGCATAAGTAACAGTCCGTGGTGGTGATTACCGTACAAAACCTCATTTTCTAGCAATTTATCAGAATAAGTTGTGATATACTCAAGGAGTTGAAACTAGCTTTGCCAGAATATAGCGCTCTACGCACAAGTAACAATGGCAAAACGGAAAGCAGTTTTGATTAAGCATTTACCCAAATAAAATCTGAACTACATCGAGGTTATGACTCAGCAAGTAATTCACCCTATGGTGAAATTGCAGCGTAACGTGCAATCACTCGTAGAATCCAATATCATCAAGCCAACCGATAGCATTTGGAAAATTGCTTTACTATACGGCAATGACTGGCAGCACTGGAAACAGGAACTGCAAGACTTTGGTTTTAGTATGCAAGATCCAATTGGTGACCTACTGGCAGTAGAAACTTGGGATGAAGAATAGGGATGGGGCAAGGGGGACAGTGATAACTGATAACTGCCTCCGTTGCCCATCACCGACAAATAAGCAATGCCTGAGCCAATTCCTTAGCAGTTTGGTAGCGATCGCGTGGCAAAGGTTCCGTAACGCGCTCGATAACTTCTCGGAGTTGAGGAGTAATGGTAGGTACGCTTTTCACGTCAAAGCCAAAAGCTCGTCCCTTTTGACGGAAAAACTTCAAAGGATTTTCGCCAGTGAGCAAAAAAATCAGCGTTGGTCCAATCGCATACAAATCTGATTGTGTCAAAGGTTGTCCGCGTTCCTGCTCAGGGGCGCAATAACCTTCGGCACCAATCCTTGTCCCTGGTGCGGTTCCAGTTTCTTTCACTGCCCCAAAATCCAATACAACAACACTATTGTTATAACCTCGCACCATTAAATTCGCAGGTTTAATATCACGATGAATCAGTGGCTGCTCTTGGTTATGAAGATATTCTAATATCTCGCAGGTTTGAATCATCCAAGCGATCGCTTGATTAGGTGTCACCGGACCGTTAGTATATATACGTTTTTCTAAATCTTGTCCATGAATTAATTCCATCGCCAAGTATTTTTTGCCAGCTTCCACAAAAAAATCGTAATACTTGGGAATTCCTGGATAGTTAAGACATTTAAGAGTGTTAGCTTCCCGTGCAAATAACTCTTGGGCTTTAGCAATTTTAGCCATATCCGCATTCATTTGCTTTAAAACTAACAATTGCGGTACACCCGTAGTCAAACCAGTGCCATCCCAAGCCAGGAAAGTAGTACCCATACCTCCCTGTCCCAGAATTCTCAACACCTGATAGTGACGAATTATCTGTTGTACGGAAAGAGGTTCACCACAGTGAACGCAAAAAAGATTATTTGGGGAATTACCTTCGTGGGTACATCTAGAACTATTGAAAGCAGTAGTGACATTCTGAATTTCATTCCCAGGTAAAGCCTTCGGTTCTGGGATCTCCTGAAATTGGAATTTAAGGATTGGACCACCCTGCGCCAATTGCAACAGGGAATTATTGGGCAATGTAGTTTTATTTATCAGAGTACCATTCAGGAAAGTCCCATTTGTCCCATGACTAATTACCTGCCAAGCATCACCCTGCTTTCCAGTACTCACTTGCTTGAGTTCTAGATGATACCGAGAAACTAGATTATCATTTAAAACAACGTGATTATCCACCGCCCGACCAATTCGGATCACGGTGGAATTTTCAAAGCACCACTGCTGAAGCGGTGTTTTCTGTTGCCTGTCCAACAGGATCAGAGTAACCACATTGACACTCCCCGGTCTATTGAAAACTTTGCTGATTGGGACAAACTTTTACCCGAACAAGTATACCCGTAATGTTGTCATGACCATTGTATTCGTTTGCCAAATCAATTAAGTCACTCAAACCTAGTTCTAGATTAACGCCAGAACTAAGCAGCGGTTCTAAGTAAGTTTGGTAGTTACTCTCTAATAAATCATTATCTGATAGACCGTCTGAAGCTAACAGCAAAAGAGTATCTTCATGAATCTCGAAAAACTCCACATCAGGATAAAGTGAATTTTCATCCCGTGGACCCAATGCTTGAGTGAGTTGGTAGGCATCAGGACGGGCATAAGCTATGCTGGGTTCTATTCCTTTGCTAATTTCTCTTTGACCAACCTCGTGATCTACAGTAACTTGTACTAGTCCCCCCTTACGAGTCAGACGATAGAGACGACTATCTCCCACATGAGCTACCGCTACCTTGGTATTCTGCACTAATAACATGACCAAGGTAGTACCCATCCGCCCAACGCCGGAACGGGAATCTTGTTGATTGAGATCGTATATTTTCTGATTAGCTAAATAAACTGCTTCGCGGATAGTTTCTACCGTGGGTAATTCCTGAGAAACCCATTTTTCTTGGAAGTATTGTTGCACAGTCTTCACTGCTAACTCACTGGCTACTTCCCCTCCAGCGTGTCCCCCCATACCATCACAGAGAACATATAAACCCCGTGCTTGCAAAGTCCGACTTCTGGGTAATTCCACCTTTTGCAGGTTGGTTTCAATGCCAAAGTAGTCTTCGTTATGATTCCGTTGACGACCTACATCAGTGCGTCCTGTATCTTCTACAGTTTTTAACTGCATTGACAATAGAATTGTCGGTGCATCTTCATTTCTATCATTGACTTCTTCTGCATCATCATTGGATGCAGTAGTATAGTTGTCCTCCATAGTGCTAAAATCTGGTTGTGTGGGTAATTCTATTTCTGAGGCTATTTCTTCCAAACGCGATCGCAATTGTGCCAACGTTTCAATCTTACCGATTTCTAAATCCTCCAACATATGCACAACTGAGCCAATGTGAGTACGTTGGGATTCTCTACATAAATTTTCCCAAAACCGCCCCAAAGCTTTGATATTTAAAGGTTGTTCTATATTTGGTAAATTCCCAGCAGATTTTTCCACATACAACCGTTGTAATCCTAAAGTTTGGTCTTCATCCAATCGCAAATTCGATAACTCCAACAAACTTTGGCGACAATTCAATGGTTCGAGTACCGCCCAAAGTTGAATCATCTGATAGCAACAGTGCAAAATTTGTAATGGATGTGTTGTGTTATCTTGCCACAAATTAGCTAAAAGCTGCCAATCAGAACGATCTTCAACGAGTATAACCTGTATATGATCTTGCTCCCAGGCATCATGAATTCTTGGTATCCCTGCTGGAATTTCTGCTGGTAATGCAATATAAGCCTTAGCAAAACTAGGTATTCCACCTACACCCACAGGTGGCATCATCAACCCCTTTGGATCATTTTCGAGCATAGCCTCAATGGGTGATATTTGATAGGGTCGGCAATCTAAAACCCTGACTTGAACTTCAACATTCATAGCCATAACTGGAGATGGTATCGACTCCAATAACTGATAACGTTGCTGTGGGTCTAAAAATGAGCCTACCGCCAATTGTGAGAGCAAAGAAGAATTACTCACCCCATCTTCTAAAATGGCAATAGGTGTCTTTTGAGTAATTATTGCCCACCAAATTGTGCCACATTCCGCATTACAGTTAGGACAGTGTTGTATATTCAAAGCTACTTGGGTACTGCACTGAGGACAGTCCTTGTGAATTAGGGAAGTACCACAATTTTGACAAAATTTATTGTCATTAGGGTTTTCAAATTGACAGTGAGGGCAAATCAGCATAGTGGAAGTTCCTCGATTTTCCTTCTAAAGTGCTGTTAGCCACTAGATCCAAAGTGCCACAATTAACTGACCCTGACTACAGTAGATATATAAGAGATTGTGGATTCACCAGGGAATATTGGTGGCAGTATATAATTGTAAACTACCCACACTGTCAGCAAGAAGCTAAAGTGTAGGCTTTCAGTAGCCCTGAACTATCTGTATTGAGACTACGACACAAACAATTCGTTCCGCTAGGCTGGTTTACTGTAGCAGCCAAATAGTAGCAATCTTTTTGGACTGATTTAAATTAGCATCACTACTCCATCTTTTTTCTTGAGCTAAATGAAGCTTAGGCTAGATGATATGGACAGACAGCTAACTTAAAGTGTATTTCGCCGACAGGGATTTTTTCAAAATTTTGATGTCCACAGGAGTTAGTTCGCGCCATTCACCTAGTTGTAAACCATTTAGTTGTAAGTGAGCAATACTGACCCTGATTAATCGTAAAGTCGGAAACCCTACCGCCGCAGTCATGCGTCGCACCTGGCGGTTTTTCCCTTCTGTGAGGGTCATTTCTAGCCAAGCTGTGGGGATATTTTTTCTAAATCTAATCGGGGGGTTGCGTTCGCGTAGCCAGCCGCAGGCATCGCTCACTTGTGGTTCTTCTAAAAGTAGTTTAACCTGGGCAGGACGAGTCCGATAATCTTGAATTTCCACCCCTGTGCATAATTTATTGATAGCCTCTGCATCAGGAATACGTTCTACCTGCACCCAGTAGGTGCGTTTATGACCAAACAGGGGATTAGATAGACGATGCTGTAATGGTCCGTCACTGGTTAACAACAGTAAGCCTTCACTGTCCCAGTCCAAACGCCCCACCGGATAAACATCAGGAACATCAATATATTCTTTTAAGGTAACGTGTTTGGGGGATTCCTGGGTAAATTGACTCAAAACTCCATAGGGTTTATGAAAAATAATATACTTATGGTCATTGGTTATCCGATTTGGGATTTGGGATTTGGGATTTGGGATTGATTCCACTGATAAATTTGGGGGCTTGTACTATGAAAGAATTATTGGTCACTGGATTTTAGATTTGGGATTTGGGATTTGGGATTTGGGATTTGGGATTTGGGATTAACTCCACCCTAAACCTCAAGTGTAGAGCTTGAAAATTTGGGATTTGGGATTTGGGATTTACGTTAGCGAAGCCTACGCAGCGCAGCGAGTATTTTGCCGTCATTCAGGACGGGGAACCCATACCAAATTTTTTTTAATCTAAAATCTAAAATTCCTGGTCAAATTTTAACTCCTGCGGGGAGAAAGTTGTCGAATGTAATTGTGGTTTATGATCCTAATAATCCCGCACCAACTCATTGAAAACAAGCATGGGAAAAGTTTCCAAAAGACGAGCTTCAGTTGGTATCCGGTTAAGGTAGCTTTTAATGAAAAATCTCATAACTAAACGGGTTGTTTGGATCAAATTAGCTTGCAGGGTTTTGAGTATAGGTTTATTACCAACACTAACAGCTTATCCTGTGTTAGGTGCAGAACGATTAACCCTTTTTTACGGCATTTTAGAGCAATCTATACCAATTAATGCACTGGAAAAATATGCGAAAACAGGGAAAATTGATGATGATTTAGCTGTATATGCTCGATATGCTAACAAAAAACAACTAACTCAATTGCGTAACGTTTTATTAACTCGTATTCCCCTGAATATAGTCAACATTTCCCAATTTCTTTATACACCAATTGGTGAGAAATTATTAGAAAATTTGGGAGAAATTATTCAAACAGAATCTCATTTATCAGGTTTTTATGCAATTCGGGCAGCACTCATTTTGGCAGCCACAGATCAAAATAATTTTACGCTTTTAAATGTATTACGCAAATTTCCCACAAACTCAATTTTAATTAATTTAGACCAGAGTTTGCAAATTGTATATACATTACAGAATTTAGTAAATCAAACCCAGAATGCAGTTGCACTTATTAACGAACAATCGCAAATACAATCAACTCCATCTAATCTAACTTCTAAACTTTTAGCAGATATCAAAAAAGCCAGAAAATTTACTTGGCAAAAGCAAACAATCATTCTCAATGACCAATCTCGGAACCGTACTTTCCCTGCCGACATCTATTTACCCAATATCTCAAATCCACGTCCAATTATTGTCATTTCCCACGGACTTGGTTCTGACAGAAACAGTTTTGCTTACCTGGCTGAACATCTAGCTCAATCAGGCTTTATAGTAGCTGTTCCAGAGCATCCTGGTAGTAATGCAGAACAATTTCAAGCACTATTGTCAGGCACAGCACAAACAATAACTAACCCCAGAGAATTCATTGACAGACCATTAGATGTCAAGTATTTATTAGATGAATTAACTTGGCTGTCTCAAAATAACCCAGAATTTAAAGGGCGTTTAAATCTCCAACAAATAGGAGTTGTCGGACAATCTTTTGGTGGTTATACAGCTTTAGCATTAGCAGGTGCAGAAATTGATTTTGAGCAATTACAAAAAGATTGCCCAGATATAAAAAATACAATAAATATTTCTCTTTTACTTCAATGCTTGGCCATAAATTTACCAAATAAAGAATATAATTTATTTGATCCACGAGTTAAAGCGATAATTGCAATTGACCCTGTAGATAGCAGTATTATGGGGAAAGCTAGTCTCAGCCAAATTAAAATCCCGGTGATGATTATATCTGGCAGTGCCGATACAATTGCTCCGGCTTTACCAGAACAAATTATACCTTTTACTTGGTTAACAACAGCAAATAAGTATTTAGTGATGATTAATGGTGGCACACACTTTTCTACTATTGCAGAATCACCGAATGCAGCTGTACCTGTTCCTATGCAAGTAATTGGTTCAAGTCCTGCATTAGCACGCAGTTATGTTAAAGCTTTAAGTGTTCCCTTTTTTCAAACCTATGTTGCTGAACAGCCAAGTTATTTGCCTTACTTGAGTGCAGATTATGTTAATACTATTAGTCGGCAACCGCTACCATTGAGTTTAGTTCAATCTTTGACACCAGAGCAACTTCAAGAAGCAGTTAAATAATTCGTAATTCGTAATATTTCCTACGGAAACGCTACGCGAACGTAATTCGTA contains the following coding sequences:
- a CDS encoding serine/threonine phosphatase, which encodes MLICPHCQFENPNDNKFCQNCGTSLIHKDCPQCSTQVALNIQHCPNCNAECGTIWWAIITQKTPIAILEDGVSNSSLLSQLAVGSFLDPQQRYQLLESIPSPVMAMNVEVQVRVLDCRPYQISPIEAMLENDPKGLMMPPVGVGGIPSFAKAYIALPAEIPAGIPRIHDAWEQDHIQVILVEDRSDWQLLANLWQDNTTHPLQILHCCYQMIQLWAVLEPLNCRQSLLELSNLRLDEDQTLGLQRLYVEKSAGNLPNIEQPLNIKALGRFWENLCRESQRTHIGSVVHMLEDLEIGKIETLAQLRSRLEEIASEIELPTQPDFSTMEDNYTTASNDDAEEVNDRNEDAPTILLSMQLKTVEDTGRTDVGRQRNHNEDYFGIETNLQKVELPRSRTLQARGLYVLCDGMGGHAGGEVASELAVKTVQQYFQEKWVSQELPTVETIREAVYLANQKIYDLNQQDSRSGVGRMGTTLVMLLVQNTKVAVAHVGDSRLYRLTRKGGLVQVTVDHEVGQREISKGIEPSIAYARPDAYQLTQALGPRDENSLYPDVEFFEIHEDTLLLLASDGLSDNDLLESNYQTYLEPLLSSGVNLELGLSDLIDLANEYNGHDNITGILVRVKVCPNQQSFQ
- a CDS encoding FHA domain-containing serine/threonine-protein kinase — protein: MVTLILLDRQQKTPLQQWCFENSTVIRIGRAVDNHVVLNDNLVSRYHLELKQVSTGKQGDAWQVISHGTNGTFLNGTLINKTTLPNNSLLQLAQGGPILKFQFQEIPEPKALPGNEIQNVTTAFNSSRCTHEGNSPNNLFCVHCGEPLSVQQIIRHYQVLRILGQGGMGTTFLAWDGTGLTTGVPQLLVLKQMNADMAKIAKAQELFAREANTLKCLNYPGIPKYYDFFVEAGKKYLAMELIHGQDLEKRIYTNGPVTPNQAIAWMIQTCEILEYLHNQEQPLIHRDIKPANLMVRGYNNSVVVLDFGAVKETGTAPGTRIGAEGYCAPEQERGQPLTQSDLYAIGPTLIFLLTGENPLKFFRQKGRAFGFDVKSVPTITPQLREVIERVTEPLPRDRYQTAKELAQALLICR
- a CDS encoding DUF4327 family protein — encoded protein: MTQQVIHPMVKLQRNVQSLVESNIIKPTDSIWKIALLYGNDWQHWKQELQDFGFSMQDPIGDLLAVETWDEE
- a CDS encoding tetratricopeptide repeat protein gives rise to the protein MAISGDDYLVKRRKQIELKQRILTYISVLSFGSSILFGAVNTLRESWEKPQQAAVPVIQSVDGELQQQAKEKEYELVLQREPNNQLALEKLSLLRLEMKDTKGAIALMEKLVQQHPDRQDYKVVLRNMKKREGER
- a CDS encoding rRNA large subunit pseudouridine synthase E, producing the protein MTNDHKYIIFHKPYGVLSQFTQESPKHVTLKEYIDVPDVYPVGRLDWDSEGLLLLTSDGPLQHRLSNPLFGHKRTYWVQVERIPDAEAINKLCTGVEIQDYRTRPAQVKLLLEEPQVSDACGWLRERNPPIRFRKNIPTAWLEMTLTEGKNRQVRRMTAAVGFPTLRLIRVSIAHLQLNGLQLGEWRELTPVDIKILKKSLSAKYTLS
- a CDS encoding FkbM family methyltransferase, coding for MNNEITNSELNRLIPPEIKNDEFYTAIHRIAREEDIQTVLEIGSSSGEGSTEAFVIGLRENPNKPILFCMEISKPRFAELQNRYRNELFVKCYNFSSVSLESFPEEQEVISFYRNNITNLNLYPLEQVLNWLQQDIEYVKNSGVADAGIKKIKQDNNIEDFDVVLIDGSEFTGVAELNEVYGAKFICLDDITTFKNNINHHKLLNDSSYILVSQNTSVRNGYSIFKKKDSVENYFSVYEKSEQRLVTRLVKPGMLVFDIGANIGDYSILLSKIVGFSGKVYSFEPTSTTFNRLQERLIALKINNVYGFKKAFYSDDTQIEFNEFPDDFSVWNSIGKPQMLDPQGSGQYVPIINTEIVEAIKLDSFCLENSIDHIDYLKIDVEGAESDVLEGARELLKNKSIRYIQFEISQKMLEGLNHTAKSTFDILIENGYECHRITEDGNIGELVVDSNSFYENYIAFSILPVNFFTIVLNGQPFIQYHIEVLQQLPFKWHWHIIEGVADLKHDTSWSVQLGGNISEEFHKNALSYDGTKEYLDELAKLYPDNITIYRKPEGAFWDGKREMVNAPLANIEEECLLWQIDVDELWTLEQICTVREMFISNPEKTAAFYWCWYFVGEKLIISTRNCYAQNPEQDWLRTWQFKPGAFWAAHEPPILVEPLLDGKHQNIAAINPFLHDETEKNGLVFQHFAYVTSEQLRFKEQYYGYSNAVSQWLALQANNKFPILLRDYFAWVGDETRVDIADSFGIVPIAQRETNSNNWKFLQPEEVEERKNKIQKIKPTILIDGVFFQLYQTGIARVWRSLLQQWANTKFANHILVLDRANTAPQIPGIRYLTISRYNYNNTEADKQMLQHICDQQEAELFISSYYTTPINTPSVFMAYDMIPEVLGANFNEPMWREKHHGIKHASAYISISKNTAKDLNKCFPDIPSELITVAHCGVDPLFSPANEGEINAFKYKYGINKPYFLLVGSGGDYKNGILFFKAFSKLATRSGFDIICTGIGGILAPDLRTYTAGSAVYMLQLSDEELAIAYSGAVALVYPSKYEGFGMPVLEAIACGCPVITCPNASIPEVTGEAAIYVNDNDVEALTNALCEVQKPNVRQSLITAGLVQSQKFSWIKMAEIVSSKLINTTLLSLNLKETNLIIFPDWSQPEDELGLELTEIIKALASYPQSYNTTLLISTSSIDAEEAAMFLSSVTMNLLMEEDLDISEGLEIAPVGNLAAIQWEALLPRIYARIVLPNEDQQALAEVPVGNLKSYELDTWMNQLSTSN
- a CDS encoding methyltransferase domain-containing protein, with product MELDDQVNLAEYVEWKKQVLHRQEVLQKISNRNNNLITQLLSENKPIKIELGAGKEHQLEGWTTIDISGDCDLILDLRNPLPFPDESVTEIYSSHVLEHFLYPYQMAGILNECYRILKKGGIFRVCVPNSRIYIEAYLNPDQFDTERYCQFKPAYHYNSPIDYINYIAYMAGHHYHLFDEDNLVSILSQAGFNNVRLRDFDPSIDLESRRYESIYAIAEKISTTSLIISELEVKLNLHEINYIIFPNWTQSEDELGLELQEIIKALANHPESEKITLLINTGNIDAEEATMFLSSIAMNLLMEEDLDISDSINISLVAELGDREWESLLPRIYGRVVLKNEDELALAQASVSQLQNYQIDSLIN